The Nitrosospira multiformis ATCC 25196 region GCTTTAACCGTACCTTCTGCCGGCAGCCTCGAAAACTACATTCAGTCCGTCAACCAGTTCCGCATCCTTACTCAGGAAGAGGAACTGCAACTGGCCCGGTCGCTGCGTGATGAGGGCAGCATAGATGCTGCGCGCCAGCTCGTGCTGTCGCACCTGCGCCTGGTCGTCGCCATCGCGCGGGGTTACAAAGGCTATGGCTTGCCTCAGGCTGACCTGATACAGGAAGGAAATATCGGATTGATGAAAGCGGTCAAGCGCTTTGACCCCGAGCGCGGCGTCCGGCTGGTTTCATTTGCAGTACACTGGATCAAGGCTGAAATCCACGAATTCATACTGCGCAACTGGCGCCTGGTTAAAATTGCCACGACAAAGGCTCAGCGCAAGCTATTTTTCAATTTACGCAGCTTGAAACAGGCTCTCGATACCATGAGCCAGAAGGAAGTTGCCGAGGTTGCAGAACAGCTGGGTGTAAAGCCCGAGGAAGTGGTGGAAATGGAAACCCGCTTCAGCGGCCGCGATATTTCACTCGAACCCCTGTCGGAAGACGACGATGAGGAAACCTTCAGCCCCATTGCTTACCTGACCGATGGTTCCGAACCCTCCCATGTGCTGGAGGACGAGCAAACCATGCGTCTGCGGGGTGAAGGACTGGAGCAGGCGCTCGAGAGCCTGGATG contains the following coding sequences:
- the rpoH gene encoding RNA polymerase sigma factor RpoH, yielding MTFALTVPSAGSLENYIQSVNQFRILTQEEELQLARSLRDEGSIDAARQLVLSHLRLVVAIARGYKGYGLPQADLIQEGNIGLMKAVKRFDPERGVRLVSFAVHWIKAEIHEFILRNWRLVKIATTKAQRKLFFNLRSLKQALDTMSQKEVAEVAEQLGVKPEEVVEMETRFSGRDISLEPLSEDDDEETFSPIAYLTDGSEPSHVLEDEQTMRLRGEGLEQALESLDARSRHIIEARWLREKDTATLHELADELGVSAERVRQIEAKAMQKLRAVMAPAA